The following coding sequences lie in one Angustibacter luteus genomic window:
- a CDS encoding response regulator transcription factor produces MTTVLVADDDRDIRDLVAFKLEAAGFDVLVSGDGDDAYASAVQHRPDVAVLDVMMPGLSGLQVLQRLRSHPEMGSTRVILLTAKAQEADVESGFSMGADDYVVKPFSPRELLSRVQAVLARSSA; encoded by the coding sequence GTGACCACCGTGCTCGTTGCGGACGACGACCGGGACATTCGCGACCTCGTGGCCTTCAAGCTCGAGGCCGCCGGTTTCGACGTCCTGGTCTCCGGCGACGGGGACGACGCCTACGCGAGCGCGGTCCAGCACCGGCCGGACGTCGCCGTGCTGGACGTGATGATGCCCGGGTTGAGCGGCCTGCAGGTGCTGCAGCGGCTGCGCAGCCACCCCGAGATGGGCTCGACCCGGGTCATCCTGCTCACCGCGAAGGCGCAGGAGGCGGACGTCGAGTCCGGCTTCTCGATGGGCGCTGACGACTACGTGGTCAAACCGTTCAGCCCCCGCGAGCTGTTGAGCCGGGTGCAGGCGGTGCTGGCTCGCAGCTCGGCGTGA
- the prfA gene encoding peptide chain release factor 1: protein MQDAVDALLAEHAELERRLADPEVHTDQPLARRLARRYAELTPVVAARAAWLSARDDVQAARELAADDHSFADELPALTEVEQSTADHLRRLLVPRDPDDDRDVILEVKAGEGGEESALFAADLLRMYLRFAERSGWSTQLLDATESDLGGYKDVSVAVKAKGTPEPGHGVWSRLKYEGGVHRVQRVPVTESQGRIHTSAAGVLVVPEPDEEVALEIGPNDVRIDVFRSSGPGGQSVNTTDSAVRITHLPTGLVVSCQNEKSQLQNRESAMRILRARLHALAQEQAEAEASAVRRSQVRTVDRSERIRTYNFPENRISDHRTGYKSYNLDTVLDGDLDAVVQSAVDADEAAQLAAMAE, encoded by the coding sequence GTGCAGGACGCCGTCGACGCCCTCCTCGCCGAGCACGCCGAGCTCGAGCGCCGGCTCGCCGACCCGGAGGTGCACACGGACCAGCCGCTGGCCCGCCGGCTCGCCCGCCGGTACGCCGAGCTGACCCCGGTGGTCGCGGCACGGGCGGCCTGGCTGAGCGCGCGCGACGACGTCCAGGCGGCTCGTGAGCTGGCCGCCGACGACCACTCGTTCGCCGACGAGCTGCCCGCGCTGACCGAGGTCGAGCAGTCCACCGCCGACCACCTGCGCCGCCTGCTCGTGCCGCGCGACCCGGACGACGACCGCGACGTGATCCTCGAGGTCAAGGCGGGTGAGGGCGGCGAGGAGTCGGCCCTGTTCGCCGCGGACCTGCTGCGGATGTACCTGCGCTTCGCCGAGCGGTCCGGCTGGAGCACCCAGCTGCTGGACGCGACCGAGTCCGACCTCGGCGGCTACAAGGACGTGTCGGTCGCGGTGAAGGCCAAGGGCACCCCCGAGCCGGGCCATGGCGTGTGGTCGCGGCTGAAGTACGAGGGCGGCGTGCACCGGGTCCAGCGGGTGCCGGTGACCGAGTCGCAGGGACGGATCCACACCTCGGCGGCCGGTGTCCTGGTGGTGCCGGAGCCGGACGAGGAGGTCGCGCTCGAGATCGGCCCGAACGACGTCCGGATCGACGTCTTCCGCTCCTCCGGGCCCGGCGGCCAGAGCGTGAACACCACCGACTCGGCCGTGCGGATCACCCACCTGCCGACCGGTCTGGTCGTGTCGTGCCAGAACGAGAAGAGCCAGCTGCAGAACCGCGAGAGCGCGATGCGCATCCTGCGGGCCCGGCTGCACGCGCTGGCCCAGGAGCAGGCCGAGGCGGAGGCGTCCGCGGTGCGGCGCAGCCAGGTGCGCACCGTCGACCGCTCGGAGCGGATCCGCACCTACAACTTCCCCGAGAACCGGATCAGCGACCACCGCACCGGCTACAAGTCCTACAACCTGGACACCGTGCTGGACGGCGACCTGGACGCGGTCGTGCAGTCCGCGGTGGACGCCGACGAGGCCGCCCAGCTCGCCGCGATGGCCGAGTGA
- the rpmE gene encoding 50S ribosomal protein L31, whose amino-acid sequence MKKDIHPEYIDTKVTCTCGAEFTTRSTLPSGTMHADVCSQCHPFYTGKQKLMDTGGRVARFQARYGKKDDKAEAK is encoded by the coding sequence GTGAAGAAGGACATCCACCCCGAGTACATCGACACCAAGGTCACCTGCACCTGTGGCGCCGAGTTCACCACGCGCAGCACGCTGCCGTCCGGCACGATGCACGCCGACGTGTGCAGCCAGTGCCACCCGTTCTACACCGGCAAGCAGAAGCTCATGGACACCGGCGGTCGCGTCGCCCGGTTCCAGGCTCGCTACGGCAAGAAGGACGACAAGGCCGAGGCCAAGTAG
- a CDS encoding L-threonylcarbamoyladenylate synthase: MSLVNRMDAKTDTGRTTGAKLAADAVQRGEVIVMPTDTVYGVGADAFDRNAVAAVLAAKGRGRDVPPPVLVPNPRTLDGLATGVSDAARELVAAFWPGPLTIVCRAVPSLDWDLGETNGTVALRMPLHRVALAVLELTGPMAVTSANRTGEPPATTVDEAQAQLGEAVSIYLDGGPSPTGTASTIVDVTGAVPRVLRAGPIPLERLRAVAGQVESDLPPAAQ, from the coding sequence ATGTCGCTCGTGAACCGTATGGACGCCAAGACCGACACCGGGCGCACGACCGGCGCCAAGCTCGCCGCGGACGCCGTTCAGCGCGGCGAGGTCATCGTGATGCCCACCGACACCGTGTACGGCGTGGGGGCGGACGCCTTCGACCGCAACGCCGTGGCCGCTGTGCTCGCCGCGAAGGGCCGTGGGCGTGACGTCCCGCCGCCGGTGCTGGTGCCGAACCCCCGCACGTTGGACGGGCTGGCCACCGGCGTCAGCGACGCCGCCCGCGAGCTGGTCGCCGCGTTCTGGCCCGGCCCGCTCACCATCGTCTGCCGGGCCGTACCGTCGCTGGACTGGGACCTGGGGGAGACGAACGGCACCGTCGCGCTGCGCATGCCGCTGCACCGGGTGGCGCTCGCGGTGCTCGAGCTGACCGGCCCGATGGCCGTGACCAGTGCGAACCGGACCGGCGAGCCGCCGGCCACGACCGTCGACGAGGCGCAGGCCCAGCTCGGCGAGGCGGTCAGCATCTACCTGGACGGCGGCCCGAGCCCGACCGGCACCGCGTCGACCATCGTGGACGTCACCGGAGCGGTGCCCCGCGTGCTGCGGGCCGGCCCGATCCCGCTCGAGCGGTTGCGAGCGGTCGCCGGGCAGGTCGAGTCCGATCTGCCGCCCGCGGCCCAATAG
- a CDS encoding HEAT repeat domain-containing protein, with protein MNAAAAFAVGGLAIALLCVALAVAIVLRRGLRQRSVRRRIALADPYRPLLVALVADEGQDPVYVERLLALDDQVWRALEPVVVSMVRKLRGGARTALVELLERRGTIDRLVKRLHGAGAVGRARSAELLGLLGAHAPREELEHLLEHDRDPEVRIVAARALGEIGDPASTKILVRSVAGPHPVPMRIVARSLARLGPGATPILVTAMSAHDPAARAVAAEILGLGGAVTAVGVLASHAMHDPDDDVRIRCARALGRIGVPSGLTVLGRCLDPAEPFALRAVAARAIGDIGGRQAVEMLEPLLLDDAHLVASNAARALGRLGDRAVERLREVAARGGPGAIYAAEALAMNELNATEPPRAPADRPTPVVPAQVQAIAAAMASEAVR; from the coding sequence GTGAACGCGGCGGCGGCCTTCGCTGTCGGTGGACTGGCGATCGCCCTGCTCTGCGTCGCCCTCGCCGTGGCGATCGTGCTGCGCCGCGGGCTGCGTCAGCGCTCGGTGCGTCGCCGCATCGCCCTGGCCGATCCCTACCGCCCCCTGCTGGTCGCCCTCGTCGCCGACGAGGGACAGGACCCGGTGTACGTCGAGCGCCTGCTCGCCCTGGACGACCAGGTCTGGCGAGCCCTCGAGCCGGTGGTGGTGTCCATGGTCCGCAAGCTGCGCGGCGGTGCTCGCACGGCCCTGGTCGAGCTGCTGGAGCGGCGCGGCACGATCGACCGGCTGGTCAAGCGGCTGCACGGAGCCGGCGCCGTCGGTAGGGCCCGCTCGGCTGAGCTCCTGGGCCTGCTCGGCGCCCACGCCCCCCGGGAGGAGCTCGAGCACCTGCTGGAGCACGACCGGGACCCGGAGGTCCGCATCGTGGCGGCCCGCGCTCTCGGTGAGATCGGCGATCCGGCGTCCACGAAGATCCTCGTGCGCTCCGTCGCCGGGCCGCACCCCGTGCCGATGCGGATCGTGGCGCGCAGCCTGGCCCGGCTCGGCCCGGGTGCGACCCCGATCCTGGTCACCGCCATGAGCGCGCACGACCCCGCCGCCCGTGCGGTGGCCGCCGAGATCCTCGGGCTGGGCGGCGCGGTCACGGCCGTGGGGGTGCTGGCCAGCCACGCGATGCACGACCCGGACGACGACGTACGGATCCGCTGCGCCCGTGCCCTCGGCCGGATCGGCGTGCCGAGTGGTCTGACCGTGCTCGGGCGCTGCCTCGACCCGGCGGAGCCGTTCGCCCTGCGGGCCGTCGCGGCCCGGGCGATCGGCGACATCGGGGGCCGGCAGGCCGTCGAGATGCTCGAGCCGCTGCTGCTGGACGACGCCCACCTGGTCGCCAGCAACGCCGCCCGCGCCCTGGGCCGGCTGGGTGACCGCGCGGTGGAGCGCTTGCGTGAGGTCGCCGCCCGCGGCGGCCCCGGTGCGATCTACGCGGCCGAGGCGCTGGCCATGAACGAGCTCAACGCCACCGAGCCGCCCCGTGCACCGGCCGACCGCCCGACGCCGGTCGTGCCGGCGCAGGTCCAGGCGATCGCGGCCGCGATGGCCTCGGAGGCAGTCCGATGA
- a CDS encoding glycosyltransferase family 2 protein, which produces MSGFLDALRPGIVQLLSVMDVAVLIYFLAINSSYLLLLVLASLEFARQLRRVPFAGYDEAHASPLTMPVSVIVPAWNESVGIVESIRGMLSLRYPEFEVVVVDDGSTDDTFAALDAAFDLRPVPREVPTDVHTSGALIDVHVSATYPLVVVRKENGGRSDSLNMGVNAARYPLVCFVDADSLLDTDALLLVSKPFADDPARVVATGGVVRAVNDCTVASGRVVDVQMPNSWLPRIQAVEYLRAFLMGRTGWSRLGALAIISGAFGMFRRDVVVSVGGLDVTNLGEDFDLVTRIHQHMRLARKDYRVVFVPEPVVWTEVPPTRSVLGRQRRRWHRGLAQTLWRHRDMIGNPRYGRIGLVTLPYYVVFELIAPVIELFGLLAMVAGLAVGAVNIRFAVLFTLVAFGYAFLLTVASAALEEFSFHRYRRWRDLLWTVAAAVAENIGYRQLTAYWRLQGLWDELRGSGYEWGVMTRVGFTQAAKPEQSDPSEQPERVGS; this is translated from the coding sequence ATGAGCGGCTTCCTGGACGCGCTGAGACCCGGGATCGTCCAGCTCCTGTCCGTGATGGACGTCGCCGTGCTCATCTACTTCCTGGCCATCAACAGCTCGTACCTGCTGCTGCTCGTGCTGGCGTCGCTGGAGTTCGCCCGCCAGCTGCGGCGGGTGCCCTTCGCCGGGTACGACGAGGCGCACGCCAGCCCGCTGACCATGCCGGTCTCGGTGATCGTGCCGGCCTGGAACGAGTCGGTCGGCATCGTCGAGTCGATCCGCGGCATGCTCTCGTTGCGCTACCCGGAGTTCGAGGTCGTGGTCGTCGACGACGGCAGCACCGACGACACCTTCGCCGCGCTGGACGCTGCGTTCGACCTGCGCCCCGTCCCGCGAGAGGTGCCGACCGACGTGCACACCAGCGGCGCGCTCATCGACGTGCACGTGTCGGCGACCTACCCGCTCGTGGTGGTGCGCAAGGAGAACGGCGGCCGGTCGGACTCCCTCAACATGGGCGTGAACGCGGCCCGCTACCCGCTGGTCTGCTTCGTCGACGCCGACTCGCTGCTGGACACGGACGCGCTCCTGCTGGTCAGCAAGCCCTTCGCGGACGACCCGGCGCGGGTGGTGGCCACCGGGGGAGTGGTGCGCGCGGTCAACGACTGCACCGTGGCCTCGGGCCGGGTGGTCGACGTGCAGATGCCGAACTCGTGGTTGCCCCGGATCCAGGCCGTCGAGTACCTGCGGGCGTTCCTGATGGGCCGCACCGGCTGGTCCCGGCTGGGGGCGCTGGCCATCATCTCCGGCGCGTTCGGCATGTTCCGGCGCGACGTCGTGGTCAGTGTCGGTGGCCTCGATGTGACCAACCTCGGTGAGGACTTCGACCTGGTCACCCGGATCCACCAGCACATGCGGCTGGCCCGCAAGGACTACCGCGTCGTGTTCGTGCCCGAGCCCGTCGTCTGGACGGAGGTGCCGCCGACCCGCAGCGTGCTGGGCCGCCAGCGCCGCCGCTGGCACCGGGGGCTGGCCCAGACGCTGTGGCGGCACCGGGACATGATCGGCAACCCGCGCTACGGCCGGATCGGGCTCGTCACGCTGCCCTACTACGTGGTCTTCGAGCTCATCGCACCGGTGATCGAGCTGTTCGGCCTGCTCGCGATGGTCGCCGGCCTGGCCGTGGGCGCCGTGAACATCCGGTTCGCGGTGCTGTTCACGCTGGTCGCCTTCGGCTACGCGTTCCTGCTCACCGTGGCCTCGGCCGCGCTGGAGGAGTTCTCCTTCCACCGCTACCGCCGCTGGCGCGACCTGCTGTGGACGGTCGCGGCCGCCGTGGCGGAGAACATCGGCTACCGCCAGCTGACCGCCTACTGGCGGCTGCAGGGACTGTGGGACGAGCTGCGGGGCAGCGGGTACGAGTGGGGCGTCATGACCCGGGTGGGCTTCACCCAGGCGGCCAAGCCCGAGCAGTCCGACCCGAGCGAGCAGCCCGAGCGGGTGGGCTCGTGA
- a CDS encoding HAMP domain-containing sensor histidine kinase — protein sequence MSSQHDVTTPSWSIRRRLLAGFAVVGLVVVGSGVGGLLLSRSSSGALREVAAAELPLQRANSQMRDSVVRAASDLRAYIITGDQASLTSLATNRSAYRQALADAEQVCPAAPASCALVRAQDDDVRTWFSTIADPVAQGKVSRAKADQRYRANRSVLLSFYDVNDALADQVDRRIDDSLRHADRRWGMSLWVLVATTLLAGVGLVLLAWLTVHQVVPALTRLRVVLSRLAAGDLEARVEQRGPQEMRAVATSINRLAEQSLRLRDAEFVRAQVRGLTRDLDRRMRAHLHGDAVAEEVVCGLGPMAQADRVHVRFVDGSRMGAVTAQWTTPALDTLPPEPPGPTHPLESAVAVSARGHQSIVVDDIALYLQGGSQASAALSTARAYAGVGSMIVAPVMVGNERIGVLVCARAEGRRRFDAADAGLVESVASDLARAVHHARLFEQQTSVVGQLRELDRTKSDFLSTISHELRTPLTSIAGYVEMMRDGDAGELQPMQDNMLEIVARNTQRLRDLIEDVLTISRVESGAVRSERLPVALAGVVEHAVDSLRPQAEAAGVLIDTYPVPVDALLMADPGQIERMLLNLVGNAVKFTPRRGRVTVSVEIAQDDVLLRVQDTGIGIPKAEIDSLFTRFYRASNATQRQIPGTGLGLAIISGIVAAHGGDVDVDSVEGRGTTFTVRLPRWDADAVPGTNGYVLRV from the coding sequence GTGAGCAGCCAGCACGACGTCACCACCCCGTCCTGGAGCATCCGCCGCCGGCTGCTCGCCGGGTTCGCCGTGGTGGGCCTGGTGGTGGTCGGCTCCGGAGTCGGCGGCCTCCTGCTGAGCCGTTCCTCGTCCGGGGCGCTGCGTGAGGTTGCCGCGGCGGAGCTGCCGCTGCAGCGCGCGAACAGCCAGATGCGGGACTCCGTGGTGCGTGCGGCCTCGGACCTGCGGGCGTACATCATCACCGGGGACCAGGCGAGCCTCACGTCGCTGGCCACCAACCGCAGCGCGTACCGGCAGGCGCTCGCCGACGCCGAGCAGGTGTGCCCGGCGGCACCGGCGTCCTGTGCACTGGTCCGGGCCCAGGACGACGACGTCCGCACGTGGTTCTCGACCATCGCCGACCCGGTGGCGCAGGGCAAGGTCAGCCGCGCCAAGGCCGACCAGCGCTACCGCGCCAACCGGTCGGTGCTGCTCTCCTTCTACGACGTCAACGACGCGCTGGCCGACCAGGTGGACCGCCGGATCGACGACTCGCTGCGGCACGCCGACCGGCGCTGGGGGATGAGCCTGTGGGTGCTGGTGGCCACCACGCTGCTGGCCGGCGTGGGGCTCGTCCTGCTGGCCTGGCTGACCGTGCACCAGGTCGTGCCGGCCCTGACCCGGCTGCGCGTCGTGCTCAGCCGGCTGGCGGCGGGCGACCTGGAGGCACGCGTCGAGCAGCGTGGTCCGCAGGAGATGCGCGCGGTGGCGACCAGCATCAACCGGCTCGCTGAGCAGAGCCTGCGGCTGCGGGACGCCGAGTTCGTCCGCGCGCAGGTGCGCGGGCTGACCCGCGACCTGGACCGCCGGATGCGTGCGCACCTGCACGGGGACGCGGTCGCGGAGGAGGTGGTCTGCGGTCTCGGGCCGATGGCCCAGGCGGACCGGGTGCACGTCCGGTTCGTCGACGGCAGCCGGATGGGGGCCGTCACCGCACAGTGGACGACGCCCGCCCTGGACACCCTGCCCCCGGAGCCGCCCGGCCCGACCCACCCGCTGGAGTCGGCCGTCGCGGTCAGCGCCCGGGGGCACCAGTCGATCGTGGTGGACGACATCGCGCTGTACCTGCAGGGCGGCAGCCAGGCGAGCGCCGCCCTGAGCACGGCCCGGGCCTACGCCGGCGTGGGGTCGATGATCGTGGCGCCCGTGATGGTCGGCAACGAGCGGATCGGCGTGCTGGTCTGCGCCCGCGCCGAGGGCCGGCGCCGGTTCGACGCCGCGGACGCCGGACTGGTGGAGAGCGTGGCCAGCGACCTGGCCCGCGCGGTCCACCACGCGCGGCTGTTCGAGCAGCAGACCTCCGTGGTGGGCCAGCTGCGCGAGCTCGACCGGACCAAGTCGGACTTCCTGTCCACCATCAGCCACGAGCTGCGGACGCCGCTGACCAGCATCGCCGGGTACGTCGAGATGATGCGCGACGGTGACGCCGGTGAGCTGCAGCCGATGCAGGACAACATGCTCGAGATCGTGGCCCGCAACACCCAGCGCCTGCGTGACCTCATCGAGGACGTGCTCACCATCTCCAGGGTCGAGTCCGGGGCGGTGCGCAGCGAGCGGCTGCCGGTCGCGCTGGCCGGTGTGGTGGAGCACGCGGTGGACTCACTGCGACCCCAGGCCGAGGCGGCCGGCGTCCTCATCGACACCTACCCGGTGCCGGTGGACGCGCTGCTGATGGCCGACCCGGGCCAGATCGAGCGGATGCTGCTCAACCTCGTGGGCAACGCGGTCAAGTTCACCCCACGGCGTGGGCGGGTCACGGTCAGCGTGGAGATCGCCCAGGACGACGTCCTGCTGCGCGTGCAGGACACCGGCATCGGCATCCCCAAGGCCGAGATCGACTCGTTGTTCACCCGGTTCTACCGGGCGTCCAACGCGACCCAGCGGCAGATCCCGGGCACCGGCCTCGGCCTGGCGATCATCTCGGGCATCGTCGCGGCGCACGGCGGTGACGTGGACGTCGACTCCGTGGAGGGCCGCGGCACCACGTTCACCGTGCGGCTGCCGCGCTGGGACGCCGACGCGGTGCCGGGCACGAACGGGTACGTCCTGCGGGTCTGA
- the prmC gene encoding peptide chain release factor N(5)-glutamine methyltransferase, with amino-acid sequence MSPTSLADQLRAATARLTVAGVPSARHDAEVLAGHVLGLSRADVAVAALRGDDVRLDERFDDLVDERARRVPLQHLTGTAPFRDLELAVGPGVFVPRPETESVAQPAIDEARALVGAGRRPVVVDLCTGSGAIALAVATEVPGAQVHAVELSEQAVAWAAVNVARLAPAVDLRTGDASSAFDDLDGAVDVVVSNPPYIPPDQVPVDPEVRDHDPEVALYGLGADGLQVPRAVVVAAARLLRPGGLLVVEHADVQQVALLRTLTSSGLWREAAGHPDLTGTPRLVSARRA; translated from the coding sequence GTGAGCCCCACCAGCCTCGCCGACCAGCTGCGGGCGGCCACCGCGCGGCTGACCGTGGCCGGCGTGCCCAGCGCCCGGCACGACGCCGAGGTGCTGGCCGGGCACGTGCTGGGCCTGAGCCGCGCCGACGTGGCCGTGGCGGCCTTGCGCGGGGACGACGTCCGGCTCGACGAGCGGTTCGACGACCTCGTCGACGAGCGGGCGCGGCGCGTCCCGCTGCAGCACCTGACCGGGACGGCACCTTTCCGCGACCTGGAGCTGGCCGTCGGGCCGGGGGTCTTCGTGCCGCGCCCGGAGACGGAGTCGGTGGCCCAGCCGGCGATCGACGAGGCCCGGGCGCTGGTCGGGGCGGGGCGTCGTCCGGTGGTGGTCGACCTGTGCACCGGGTCCGGCGCCATCGCGCTCGCCGTGGCGACCGAGGTGCCGGGTGCGCAGGTGCACGCCGTCGAGCTGTCCGAGCAGGCGGTCGCCTGGGCCGCGGTGAACGTGGCGCGGCTCGCCCCGGCGGTCGACCTGCGGACCGGCGACGCGTCGTCCGCCTTCGACGACCTGGACGGCGCGGTCGACGTCGTGGTGAGCAACCCGCCGTACATCCCGCCGGACCAGGTGCCGGTGGACCCCGAGGTGCGCGACCACGACCCCGAGGTCGCGCTGTACGGGCTCGGGGCCGACGGCCTGCAGGTGCCGCGGGCGGTCGTGGTCGCCGCCGCGCGCCTCCTGCGCCCCGGCGGGCTGCTGGTGGTCGAGCACGCCGACGTCCAGCAGGTCGCGCTGCTGCGGACGCTGACGTCGTCCGGGCTCTGGCGGGAGGCCGCGGGGCATCCGGACCTCACCGGCACCCCGCGGCTCGTCTCGGCCCGCCGCGCCTGA
- the glyA gene encoding serine hydroxymethyltransferase, which yields MSETFWGPDFDALSAQDPEIAAVVVDELDRLRSGLQLIASENFTSPAVLAALGSTLSNKYAEGYPGRRYYGGCEVVDRAEELGIERAKELFGAEHANLQPHSGANANIAAYGAFCQPGDTVLAMSLPHGGHLTHGTKVSFSGKWFNAVHYGVDAKTEDIDYDQARDLAREHKPKMIICGGSAIPRLIDFKAFREIADEVGAILMVDAAHFIGLVAGKAIPSPVPYADVVTFTTHKVLRGPRGGALVCKAEHAAKLDKAVFPMMQGGPLMHAVAAKAVNLKECMTPEYQAYARQVIANAQALTKGLGEHGMRPVTGGTDTHLALLDLAETGVTGKDAEARCDAAGIVLNKNAIPNDPQPPSIASGIRVGSPSVTTQGMGEEQMTAIAGLIARAVKETDGDPQHAVAREVRADVSDLVTAFPAYPRS from the coding sequence ATGAGCGAGACGTTCTGGGGTCCCGACTTCGACGCCCTCAGCGCCCAGGATCCCGAGATCGCGGCCGTGGTGGTCGACGAGCTGGACCGGTTGCGGTCCGGCCTGCAGCTCATCGCGAGCGAGAACTTCACGTCGCCGGCGGTGCTGGCCGCGCTGGGCTCCACGCTCAGCAACAAGTACGCCGAGGGCTACCCCGGGCGGCGCTACTACGGCGGCTGCGAGGTCGTCGACCGGGCCGAGGAGCTGGGCATCGAGCGGGCCAAGGAGCTGTTCGGCGCCGAGCACGCGAACCTGCAGCCGCACTCGGGCGCCAACGCGAACATCGCCGCCTACGGCGCCTTCTGCCAGCCGGGTGACACCGTGCTGGCGATGAGCCTGCCTCACGGCGGCCACCTGACCCACGGCACCAAGGTGTCGTTCAGCGGCAAGTGGTTCAACGCCGTGCACTACGGCGTGGACGCCAAGACCGAGGACATCGACTACGACCAGGCGCGCGACCTGGCCCGCGAGCACAAGCCGAAGATGATCATCTGCGGCGGCTCGGCCATCCCGCGGCTGATCGACTTCAAGGCGTTCCGCGAGATCGCCGACGAGGTCGGCGCGATCCTGATGGTGGACGCGGCGCACTTCATCGGCCTGGTGGCCGGCAAGGCCATCCCCAGCCCGGTGCCGTACGCGGACGTCGTCACGTTCACCACGCACAAGGTGCTACGCGGGCCGCGGGGTGGGGCGCTGGTCTGCAAGGCCGAGCACGCCGCCAAGCTCGACAAGGCGGTCTTCCCGATGATGCAGGGTGGCCCGCTGATGCACGCCGTCGCGGCGAAGGCGGTCAACCTCAAGGAGTGCATGACGCCGGAGTACCAGGCCTACGCCCGCCAGGTGATCGCGAACGCGCAGGCCCTGACCAAGGGGCTCGGCGAGCACGGCATGCGCCCGGTCACCGGCGGCACCGACACGCACCTGGCGCTGCTCGACCTGGCGGAGACCGGCGTGACCGGCAAGGACGCCGAGGCCCGCTGCGACGCGGCGGGCATCGTGCTGAACAAGAACGCCATCCCCAACGACCCGCAGCCGCCGAGCATCGCCTCGGGCATCCGGGTCGGCAGCCCGTCCGTGACCACGCAGGGCATGGGCGAGGAGCAGATGACGGCGATCGCCGGGCTGATCGCCCGCGCGGTGAAGGAGACGGACGGCGACCCGCAGCACGCGGTGGCCCGCGAGGTCCGCGCCGACGTCAGCGACCTGGTGACGGCCTTCCCGGCGTACCCCCGGAGCTGA